The proteins below are encoded in one region of Cucurbita pepo subsp. pepo cultivar mu-cu-16 chromosome LG10, ASM280686v2, whole genome shotgun sequence:
- the LOC111804150 gene encoding protein FAR-RED-ELONGATED HYPOCOTYL 1-LIKE-like yields the protein MDQKNHSRHHPSHGGTHSFPGFQPWDTESFDVKKKRKLLFEQLSLPTPKLPCWGPSSSSISFPYGEDSFKFNKKRPKEEGESSLTKMATEGKDMSTEEVRIQGEKDGIKDNLDLNYGHEEDLLEFGNHGNSSIYEQCCSDSTQNLLLPTDSKHDFVLSSGRWSIDPEAESKIITPTIDQEFEQYFSGILPLDP from the exons ATGGACCAAAAGAACCACTCCCGCCATCATCCATCTCACGGTGGCACTCACAG CTTCCCTGGCTTTCAACCATGGGATACTGAAAGCTTTGatgtaaagaagaaaagaaaactactGTTTGAGCAACTAAGTTTACCCACACCTAAGCTACCATGTTGGGGTCCAAGTTCAAGTTCGATTAGCTTTCCCTATGGAGAAGATAGCTTCAAGTTCAACAAAAAACGCccaaaagaagaaggagaaagcaGCCTTACAAAAATGGCAACAGAAGGAAAGGATATGTCCACAGAAGAGGTTCGAATACAGGGTGAGAAAGATGGTATCAAAGATAACTTGGACCTAAACTATGGCCATGAGGAAGATCTATTGGAATTTGGAAACCATGGAAATTCCAGCATTTATGAGCAATGTTGCAGTGACAGTACTCAAAATTTGCTCCTCCCCACAGACTCCAagcatgactttgttttgtcATCTGGGAGATGGAGCATAGACCCAG AGGCAGAGTCCAAGATTATCACACCAACAATTGATCAAGAGTTTGAGCAGTACTTTTCTGGGATTTTGCCCCTGGATCCCTGA